The region CCGGCTGGATACGCTGTTCGGCCAGGTGCTGGTAACCGGGGAAGCCTATCTGTCCAACGATGCAGCGTCCGACCCGAACAACAACCGGCTACCACCGGGGCATCCGCCGCTTGAGACCTTTGCCGGTCTGCCAATTTATTTCGGGGAAGAAATGATAGGTATGCTTGCCCTGGCCAACCGCAGCAGTGGCTACGACGAGCAGCTCACTGCATTTCTCGCGCCGCTGCTCAGCAGCCTGGGCCAGTTGATACACGCGCTGGTCAAAAACCGGCAAGAGCGCGCCACAGCGCAACGTCTGGAACACCAACGGCAAGCGCTGCGGGCAATGAACGAGATCGCTGGTGTACCCGAGCCGGATATAACCCGGCAACTCACGCAGGTTCTGGCGCTGGGCTGTCGCTATCTGGGCATGGACATGGGCATCGTCAGCCATATTCAGGGCGATGATTACCAGGTCGTCGCTGTGCACAGCAGTGACGGTCGCGTGACCGAAGGGGAGCACTTCCCGCTGGCTACCACCTATTGTTGGCTGACGCTGCAGCAGCAGGATGTGCTCGCTATCAACGACATGGAAAACTCGCCACATCGCGGTCATCCCTGCTATCAAACCTTTGGTCTGCGCAGCTATATCTCGGTCAGCCTGCAGGTTGGTGATGAACGCTACGGCACCCTGAACTTTTCCTCAGCCGTGCCGCGGCCGCAGCCCTTTGACGAAACCGACCTGGAATTCGTACGCCTGCTCGGCCCCTGGGTCAGCGAGGCCCTGCGGCGAGATCGGATGCAATGTGAGCGCGAACAGCTACTGTCACGCTTCGACAAGCTGACCACCCACCTGCCTGGCATTATCTATCAATATCAACAGGATAGTTCAGGGCATGGCTGGTTTCCCTTTTCCAGTCCAGGGCTCGAGGAATTGTGCGGCACCAGCACCGAGCAGGCGCAGCAAAATGCCGAGACGGTGCTTTCCAGAATCCATGAGGACGATCGTCAGAGCGTTACCGAGAGCATTCAGCTCTCTCACCAGATGCTTACCGAGTGGCAAGGAGAGTTCCGCATAGAACACCCCCGTTTCGGCGAGCGCTGGATAGCCGCCATTGCCAGCCCCGAATCCCTGCCCGACGGTACCCATATCTGGCACGGCTTTGCTGCCGATATTACCCAGCGCAAACAGATGGAAATGGCTCTGGAGCTGGAGCGCGCGCGACTGGCCAGCATCATTCGAGGCGCCAACCTGGGCACCTGGGAATGGAACCTGCAAACCGGGGAGACGCACTATAACGACCGCTGGTACGAGATCAACGGGCACCGAAGGGAGACTCTGCAGCCCACTACAGTCGATACCTGGCGTGGGCTGATCCATCCCCACGACAGAGCTGAAGCCGATCGACTGATGCAGGCGCATCTCGATGGAGAGCTTGATCACATTGATTTCAGATATCGCATACATCATCAGAACGGCCAGTGGGTCTGGGTCCGTGACCGCGGTCAGCTCATCAGTCGGGACGCCAACGGCGAGCCGCTCTGGGCCAGCGGTACATGCACGGACATCACTGATGACATGCGGCGCGACACCGAGATCCACCAGGCTCGCGCTTTCCTGCGGGCGGTCATCGACGCTTCGACCGAAGTAGCGGTCATCACCACTGATCTGGAAGGCAGCATCACGCTGTTCAATACCGGGGCGTCAAAGCTGTTGGGGTATGAAGCTGACGAGATGATTGGCCAGCACACACCCATAAGCTACCACCTGGACAGCGAACTGGAGCGGCGGGCGCAGATCCTCAGCGCCGAGCTCGGCCATGCCGTGGATCACCGCGAAGCGCTATTGGCCAACGCCCGCCGCGGCAAACCGGAGACCCTGCCCTGGACCTATATCAACAAGAACGGCAACCAGCGACTGGTCAACCTGACCGTAACCGGGATCCGCGATCAGAATAACGAGCTGACCGGCTTCCTTGGTGTTGCCACTGATATCACTGACCTCATCCAGGCCACACGCGAACTACAACGCAGCGAAGCGCGTTTCCGCGATATGGTGAGTAACCTGCCCGGAGCGGTTTACCGCTGCGCGGCCGATGAGCACTGGACAATCACTTATCTGAGTGACGAGATTGAAGTGATTACCGGCTATCCGACAGACGACTTTGTTAACAGCCAGGTGCGCAGCTATCTCAGCATCATCCACCCGGACGACACGCCGCGTAATCAGGCCGGGGCTGCGAATCTGGCGCTGGACGAAAGCTTCGAGCTGACCTATCGCATCATCCACGCGGACGGACGCGAAGTCTGGGTGCGCGACAAGGGCCGAGGAGAATATGACAACGAAGGCCGACTTTTATGGATCAGCGGCTTCATCTGGGATGTGACCGAGCGCTACCGCATTGAACAGATGAAATCGGAATTTGTGTCTACTGTCAGTCACGAGCTACGCACGCCCCTGACGGCCATCAGCGGCGCGCTGGGTCTGATTGAAGGCGGTGCACTCGGCGAGATTCCCGAACCGATGCGCAAAATGCTGACCATCGCTTCAAACAACGGCCGCACCCTGACGCATCTGGTGAACGACCTGCTGGACCTGGACAAGCTGGCGGTCAATCGCATGCACTTCGACATGCAACATCTACCGCTGCAGCCGTTGCTGGAGGAAGCGCTGGACGCAAACCGTAGCTACGCTGACCAGTTCGATGTCACGCTGCGCTGCGGGCAGGTGGATCCGGTACAGGTGCACGCTGATCCGCGCCGGCTGGCTCAGGTATTGGCCAACTATCTGTCCAATGCGGCCAAGTTTTCCCATCCGGGCGGTAGCGTTACACTTGATGGCCGTTACGCTGAGGGACGTGTTCGCATCAGCGTTACCGATGCCGGCGAAGGCATACCGCAGGAAGCGCACTCACGTCTGTTCGAACGTTTCGCCCAGGTCGACAGTTCCACCACCCGGCGCCGCGGCGGCACCGGGTTGGGCCTCGCAGTAACCAAAGATCTGGTGGAACACATGGGTGGGCAGGTCGGGTTCGAATCCGAACCTGGCAAAGGCTCGGTGTTCTGGTGCGAATTGACTGCAGAACCAACCGACGGAAGTGAAACCTGATGAACACCAATCAGCTGCAACGCAGCACGGACGCGGGCCGAGGCCTCGCTGGAGCCAACGCTGGAGCCACTGACATGAAACAGCTTGAACGTATCCTGCATATCGAAGACGACGTATCAATTCAGGAAATTGCTCGGGTCGCGCTGGAAGTGCTCGGTGGCTTTACCGTGCAGACCTGCGCTTCCGGTTCCGCTGGGCTGGCCGTCGTGGAGCAATTCCGGCCGGATCTGATCCTGCTGGACGTTATGATGCCTGAGATGGACGGGCCGGAAACGCTGCGCCAACTTGAACAGATGCAGGTGCTCGAGAGCTGTCCGCTGGTGTTCATGACCGCCAAGATGCAGCCCGACGAGATTGACGAATACAAGCGCCTGGGCGCCGCCGACGTTATTGTCAAACCGTTCGACCCCATGGCGTTGTCGAACCAGTTACGACAGATCTGGGAGGCTTGGCATGGACAAGACTGAACAACTTCGTCAGCAACTGGCAATCCTGGCCGAGGGGTTTCGTCAGCGTCTGGATACCGAGCTTCCCGCTCTGGAGCAGTCGATACGCGCGCTATCCACCTCTGAAGATATTGCTCCCGACGCGCTTCAGCCCATCCGCGAACAACTGCACAAACTGGCCGGCGCCGCGGGCACCTTCGGATACCCGGCGCTGGGAGCATACGCGCGCGAACTGGAACTGAAGGTGCGCGAGCTGACCGAACAACAGCAATGTGACAGTCAATCCTTACACGCACTGCTCAGCGGTATTGATGAGCTTGCCCGGTTGCGGCGCAGCGAAACGCAGGAAGCACCCGTCGCACCACCGGCACCCGCCGATGCACGCATCGACCGTGCGCGCTGCATTCATGTTCTCGAGCACGACGTCCCGTTCGCCAAGCGCCTGTGCCATACCCTGGAAAGCTTCGGCTATCAGGTGGTGCTACACGCGCAGGCCAGTGAGCTCAGGCAGGCTCTGGCCAGGAATCTCCCCGACGCGCTGATTCTGGATATGAGTGCCGAGACTGAAAGCAGCGAACTGCTGGAACAGCTTCAGCAGGTTCA is a window of Pseudomonas sp. gcc21 DNA encoding:
- a CDS encoding PAS domain-containing protein is translated as MLPKLLSPNERLLRITGAVLLGLLFAFFAWSSQVKRDRSWETQLATYSQMQRLAVQQSQQSIRRKALMAANSVSADPDTRRLIRRIKVLAERDGLNSPAVITLRAQLESDLRRVWIVLKESGADQLNVHLSPRVLNLLRMHQPDAWSDSMATIRPMADQVQRTGIPLSGIGAGRYGAGIRAIVPVFASDYSDEAVIGSIEVGFGLGSGLHQLDDELKSGLAVLINSSAIKNVVDAQPSAGAFTLAGTEWLVSSYSRPRILPWLLAGELPADALQGQAQRVQVDDRHYLLTPILLQQFSNTENDAPPYAVMLTSRDITPLWNNHINGKRLSPLYWGFGYLAALALMGALMLGTRYVVQRQEQTWRQSLLEEADLREANRKLSDIIVATQSAYINETNLNQSFDRLLERILEVTDSQFGFVGQVLRDEHSEPYLKVHALSDISWDEASAAAVRMRGPQGMIFRRLDTLFGQVLVTGEAYLSNDAASDPNNNRLPPGHPPLETFAGLPIYFGEEMIGMLALANRSSGYDEQLTAFLAPLLSSLGQLIHALVKNRQERATAQRLEHQRQALRAMNEIAGVPEPDITRQLTQVLALGCRYLGMDMGIVSHIQGDDYQVVAVHSSDGRVTEGEHFPLATTYCWLTLQQQDVLAINDMENSPHRGHPCYQTFGLRSYISVSLQVGDERYGTLNFSSAVPRPQPFDETDLEFVRLLGPWVSEALRRDRMQCEREQLLSRFDKLTTHLPGIIYQYQQDSSGHGWFPFSSPGLEELCGTSTEQAQQNAETVLSRIHEDDRQSVTESIQLSHQMLTEWQGEFRIEHPRFGERWIAAIASPESLPDGTHIWHGFAADITQRKQMEMALELERARLASIIRGANLGTWEWNLQTGETHYNDRWYEINGHRRETLQPTTVDTWRGLIHPHDRAEADRLMQAHLDGELDHIDFRYRIHHQNGQWVWVRDRGQLISRDANGEPLWASGTCTDITDDMRRDTEIHQARAFLRAVIDASTEVAVITTDLEGSITLFNTGASKLLGYEADEMIGQHTPISYHLDSELERRAQILSAELGHAVDHREALLANARRGKPETLPWTYINKNGNQRLVNLTVTGIRDQNNELTGFLGVATDITDLIQATRELQRSEARFRDMVSNLPGAVYRCAADEHWTITYLSDEIEVITGYPTDDFVNSQVRSYLSIIHPDDTPRNQAGAANLALDESFELTYRIIHADGREVWVRDKGRGEYDNEGRLLWISGFIWDVTERYRIEQMKSEFVSTVSHELRTPLTAISGALGLIEGGALGEIPEPMRKMLTIASNNGRTLTHLVNDLLDLDKLAVNRMHFDMQHLPLQPLLEEALDANRSYADQFDVTLRCGQVDPVQVHADPRRLAQVLANYLSNAAKFSHPGGSVTLDGRYAEGRVRISVTDAGEGIPQEAHSRLFERFAQVDSSTTRRRGGTGLGLAVTKDLVEHMGGQVGFESEPGKGSVFWCELTAEPTDGSET
- a CDS encoding response regulator, which encodes MKQLERILHIEDDVSIQEIARVALEVLGGFTVQTCASGSAGLAVVEQFRPDLILLDVMMPEMDGPETLRQLEQMQVLESCPLVFMTAKMQPDEIDEYKRLGAADVIVKPFDPMALSNQLRQIWEAWHGQD